A segment of the Bactrocera neohumeralis isolate Rockhampton unplaced genomic scaffold, APGP_CSIRO_Bneo_wtdbg2-racon-allhic-juicebox.fasta_v2 ctg1799, whole genome shotgun sequence genome:
aaaataaataaaaggctaacaattaaaaaatgactACTTTGAATCCGGCTTATAATTTGGACCTAATCTtagcatttgcatttttatttctactttttcctTCACCAGCTCTTCCTTAATTCTATTGTGTCGCTTCTGTTCTTCAGGTTGCTTCACTGCAGTCTCCGCCAAAGTTTCGAGAGAACGATTCATGTGTCGTAAATATGAAGTAACTTCTTCCATTTTACCAAAGGCagcttcattgaattttttcgtctctgcataaaattctttttgatttgtatctgTTGCTTAAGTAATGAAGAAGTGCTCTGCTTGTCTGCTCTCGCCTCTCTATTTTGGCTGCTAGCTCTACTGGTTGAAGGGATATCATCCGTTTCCAAACCCGTCAAAGCTATCACCTTTTCATCAAGTGGGCTTATGCGTTGTAAACGGCAAGGACCTCCACCGGTGCTCatcctttcttttttgttatgcGATAATTTTCGCTTCATGTAGCATTTCCAGTCAATCCAGACCTGCACGAAAACGTtagatttaacttaattttttaaaattaattgttggTAATACCTTACCTTTCTCCATGTATTGGAATCTTTTGTTGGTGGgccaaatgcatttaaattccTTGCAACCTCCTCCCAAAACTCCTGTACTTCTTCCTTCGGTCGCTTTTGGAAGCCCTGCGCAATATCTCTTTTCGTGGCCATCATATCACACAATTTTTCGTATTGCTCTGCCATTGTTACTTTTGACCTGCAAACATATCAAAATATATCATTTAAGCACAAACAACCAAGGACACCACCATTATGTCTTTTACAACTATAATCTTAAAgttttacttatgtacatatttgaggaaattattttatccaaaTGCACGAAAATGAATGTATTACGGCTTTCCGCCAACAAAACTTCAACGTACAAAAACGTAATTACGATCGCAATGCAGAATACATAGAATTGGAATTTTCGAAGTTGAATCGAAACGCAGAATACCAAAGTTGCCAATCGGAGAAAATTTCGATTCGAGTAGAAATGCAGAATAGAGCtgaatattgctgtgataaatttaatttctattagtaagaaaaatatttatttgtatagtatacgatgttaaaagcaaaaaattaaaaatttattctgtcgagattcgaacctgtggtagcatcttgactttccaagcgct
Coding sequences within it:
- the LOC126766593 gene encoding uncharacterized protein LOC126766593 isoform X1, producing MAEQYEKLCDMMATKRDIAQGFQKRPKEEVQEFWEEVARNLNAFGPPTKDSNTWRKVWIDWKCYMKRKLSHNKKERMSTGGGPCRLQRISPLDEKVIALTGLETDDIPSTSRASSQNREARADKQSTSSLLKQQIQIKKNFMQRRKNSMKLPLVKWKKLLHIYDT
- the LOC126766593 gene encoding uncharacterized protein LOC126766593 isoform X2 — encoded protein: MSKVTMAEQYEKLCDMMATKRDIAQGFQKRPKEEVQEFWEEVARNLNAFGPPTKDSNTWRKVWIDWKCYMKRKLSHNKKERMSTGGGPCRLQRISPLDEKVIALTGLETDDIPSTSRASSQNREARADKQSTSSLLKQQIQIKKNFMQRRKNSMKLPLVKWKKLLHIYDT